TTCAAGCGGGACGAAGCGCGCGAATGGCTGGTAAGTTTGGGGTTTCCATGACTGATCCTCTAATCCGCCAATCCCTCCCACATCGTTAACCCGACGTTGACCTAGCCTGGATATCACAGGATGCTGCACTTGATATAATGGCGGCAGCGAGCCCAAAGCAGAAGTGACAATTTTCCGCAGCGTTCGTTCGCAGCGCGGAAAATTCTGAAAGAGCGTGAATCTCTCCGCCGCTGCGCGGCGAGAAGGGCGGCTATTCCAGCGAACTAATCTCTAACGACTGAGCAACCCATGAGTAGGAACTCAAACTTCTCGGTAACCGGTCAGGGCTGTGAAGAATTTTCAGCGTGGCGATCAACTAACCGCTGGGCGATTGGTGCGAAATGCCAGAAATCCGGCGTTTCCATGTCCGGGAGCTTACCTGCATCATCAAGGAAACGCACAGCGATGATCTGCTCGACGTTCGGGATTTTTTCAAATGCGGCAATCTCATCCGCATTCATTGGCCCGCCTTGCAAGTTTAACGAATGCACCGATGCCTCCGACAGACGGTTGAAATATTCCGGTTTGGTCGCGCAAAGGTAGCGTTTCGCAGCAACGTGGTAGCGCGCGCAATCCGTTACGATGCGGGGAAAAAACTGCTCCAGCACCTCAGCGCCCGCATCCTCGTGATGGCGGTCTTCCGTATCTTCCATCGAAAAAGTGCCAAATTCGCTGGTGAAATGACCAATATCGTGGAGCAGCGCGCCGATGATGATTTCCTCTGTTTGGTTGTTTTGCTGCGCAATGGTGGCACCTTGCAACATGTGCTGGCCCATGTTCACAGGTTCGCCCAGATATTCCTCGCCGCCGCGTCTCTCGAAGATCGAACCGAGAAAGTCCACGATGGTATCTTTGGTTAGAGTCGGCGTGCTCATTCTGCGGCCTCCAGTGCCGTTTCGCGAAGCATGGCGTCATAAGTAGATCGCAGCCCATCTTTGTCGGCGTAACACCCTTGAAACCAGCGTGTGCCTGCGCCTGCATATCCTTTGCGCGCATGCAAGACGCGCGTATTGTCTACGATGAACGCTTCACCGGGGTTAAGCCGGAATGTGACTTCCATCGCCTCGTCATCGATGATTTCGCCCAAGCGGCGATAGGCCGCGTAATAGAGTGCCATCTTATCGAAAGGTATGTCCGTGACGGCGGCCATAGACCGGTTGTTGAAGCGCACGCCGATCAGCTCGCCGTCGGGGGACAGCTCAATCATCGGGCGGCGCGACGTCAGGCAAACACCCGCTTCGCTTGCGTATTCAAACCGCGCACAATGATCGACCAGCACATTGAAATAATCCTCGTTTTCATCCCGCAGGCGCAGGGCCGCAGCAAACCCATCTACCACCATATTTTCGCCTCCCGCCGCCGTGCTTTCGAGGCAGTAGAGTACTTGAACGGTCGGAACAGGATCGCGGTAGGGATTGTCGGTGTGCGCTTGCAGACCAAGGCCCGTGAACGCCAGATTGGTTGGATTGACTTCTGTGCGAACCTCGAATTTTCGGCCATAGTTCGTCTCGCGCACATGTCCGAACCAATCGACAATGCGAAACAGCGCGCCATCCTCGACGGGGCCGCTGACCACTTTACCAAATCCGTAGCGCGTGACGTGACCCAGCCAGTCAAGCATGGCATCTCCACCCGCGTCTAGCGCTGTGAAATCACCTGTGGGGACGTCATCCATCAGGTCCGCGTCCCACGTTACGATCGCGTCACCGGTCCAGCCGCGCGCGAGCGCAACGTTACTGTCATAGGCATGTGCCACAAGCCAACGGATATCAAAGGAGACAGTTTTGCCCTCTGGAGCGAAGTTTACCGACAAGCTTTCGCCCACGAGGTCCGCCGCTGCAATATGCGTATCGACCGGAATGTCACGTAGGGCGATCAAGCGCTGGCCGTTGCCCACTGCGCGGGTTTCGGGGTCCGGAGCATTGTCGCGCAGCCAGATCGCGTGAAACCGTAGATCTCCATTTTGGGTCGGCAGCGTTACGAATTGCCCAGCTGGATCGATATTCAGAGAAGCCATATTGTGCCTTTCGGAAAGATGAATTTTTGCGGCAAGTTGACTGTAATAATGTATAAATACAAATTAAGAGTTACTTTGCTAAGTGTAGGTTTCACTAATGAATGAAGCTCAGTTCAAACTTCCGCCGCTTGAGTGGATACGTGCGTTCGAAGCAGCGGCGCGCTGCGGCAGCTTTACAGCTGCAGCGGCAGAAACGGGTGTGACACAGCCCGCGATTAGCCAGCGGATCGGCCAATTGGAACAATTGTTTGGCACCGCGTTGTTTGTAAGGCAGGCGCGCTCTATCACCCTCACAACCGATGGCGAAGCGTGGCTGCCCCACGTGCAATCCGCCCTTGGTGCGATCCGCGACAGTTCGGAGGCAATATTCGGTGCAGGACGAAAAAGGCTGACGATTTCTGCAAGCCAATCGGTAATCGATCTGTGGCTGCAACCGCGCATGGGCCAATTTTGCGACATTGCGGGCGGGGATTTGTCGGTTCAAACCATGGTGGTGGGCGCACATGATGCACCAAAGAGCGGCGTGATAGGGGTCCGCTATGGGACTGGGTCTTGGCCAACTACTTACAAGCTGCCGTTGTATAATGAACAAATGGCGGTAATGGCGTCACCCGAACTGGCGTGCCGCACAGACCCTTGGATAAACTGGCCGCGCATCACTTGTTCCGGCGCGCGCCCCGGTTGGAATGACTGGGCGGCGCAATTTAACTCTCCTACGACACCTGTTCCAAGCTATCGGTTCGACACATTTCTATCCGCACTTGGAGCAGCGCTTGCTGGCTTGGGCGTAATCGTCGGATCTTTGCCCCTGTGCGCCAAGCAACTCGCGGAAGGTAGCTTGGTAAGATTAAGCGACGATACGTTGGATCATCACGAAACCTATTGGCTTATAGCGGAACAAGAAGCCGTAACGCGAAACCAATGGGATCAGATCGCAACCGTAATTTCATGATAGGCGATCGTACATAGATGCCTAAGAACGGCTTTGGTTCGAATGCGGCGAGCTCACACTTGATCCGCTCCTTGCTTATACGAGCCAGCGGCGGCGAAAGAACGGTTTCGGTTGCACCGATCATCGCTGCTTTCAATGACCGCTTCGGTGACCTGCGCTGCGTTGTAACAAGTGCCGTGCCGTAAGTGCAAAGCAATGCTGCGCCAGCAAAGTTCCGAATTCAAAGGGCAACTAGGTCCGAGATGTGTGAGTTCGATGTAGCCCGGTTTTTGCGCTCGTAGCAAAAGTCCACAAAGCGGGCTGCGACCACAGCATCTGAGTTGGCTGCTGGATATCGGCTCTGGGCCGCACTTACAGAGGGTTGTGTGATTCTTCTGGCGACATGCTGCGAACGATCTAACGGCGGCAGAGAGACCCAAAGAGTGCGAGATGCTGCAAGCCGCATGAATGTCGGCGGTATCGAGTTCTAATCGTCTCGTCCGGGTTCGTCCGGATTGTCGCAGAACAATGCAACCTTGTTTCCGTGAGGGTCGCGAAGGTAGCCGACGAAAAAGTGGGAGCCGTATGTGGGGCGAAAACCCGGCGTGCCCTCGTCAGCCCCACCAGCAGCAAGCGCCGCTGCGTGCAGTTCTCGAACTTGAGTTTGGCTGTTGATCTCAAATGCCACCATCGAACCGTTTCCAGACGACGCGGGACTACCATTAGATGGTGCCTTCACGTAGAAATCGGGCGAAACCTGTTTTTGACCGGGTTGGGTCGGAGGAATGTAGCTCAAGTCCCCGTGGTACTCTTCAAAGCTATACCCGAGGGCTGGCAAGAAGGCAGAATAAAACCGTTCTGCACGTTTCATGTCATCCGCACCGACAGTAACATAGGAAATCATCAGGCATTCTCCTCTAGGCAATTGTTACAGTTTTGCTGACGATTAGGCGAAGACTGCCGGGCTGTCACCCGCTGTCATAGCGGACCTTGGCGCAGCCGCGGCAAATGCCTGCTTCGTCCCGCATTGCGGACCTTCAACCCCACCCGTAATTGAACGAAACTGAAATCCGTTCTTCTTCGGCCATGTTCAGCGGGACCTCGTGGCGCAGCCAGCTTTCCCAGAGGAGGACCTCGCCGGGTTCGGGCGTGACGTAGTGAAAGCTGCGCATTTCGGGGCGGGCGTCTTTGAGGCGTGTCGGGGCGGCCATCATCATGGCAAGGCGCGGATCTTCGAATTTGATCACACTTGCCCCCGCGGGGACAGCCACATAGGTCGTGCCGCTGATTACTGAATGGGGGTGGATGTGGCCCGTGTGGATACCGCCCGGTGGCAGGATGTTGATCCAGATGTCCTCCACCTTGAGCTTGCGCCCATCGAGGTTGAACGCGAGGTCCTTGGCGAAGGTTTTGACGTGCTTGTTCAGCACCTTCACCAGATCTTTGAAGATCGGAAAACGATAGGGCAGGTCGGTCAGGGACGCATAGCTGGTGTAGCCGGGAAAGCCGTTTTCGTCGCACCATTCCTGCCCGGCCTCGTCGCCCTCGGCGATGGACCAGCAGGAGGCCTCGAGCTCGGACGGGTCAATGGGTTTGCCCTGCTCGGACAGGGCGGCTTGATAGAGGCGGGTCACAAAGAGTGAGGAGATATCTGACATGCTCCGCCTTTTAGCCGAGTCGGGCGCAACTGGCGAGAGCGCGCGGCCGCGCATGATCTTAACCTTTGGCGACCTGTGCACCGGGCCAAACCGCGACTCGGGACAGAAAACCGGGTTAACGCCCGTAAAACTGCACTTTTCGACCCTGTGACATCGGTACACAAGCCGTACACAACCTGTGCACCGATTGTACGCCGTTTGCTCGATTAACACCGCGCGCGATGCCTGAATGTTAACAGATCACCCGCGATCGGCCTGAACGGGGGAGGTGCCAATGCTTATGCGCATCAACGCCTTCCGCACCCGGCGCGGAGATGCCTGCAATCCCGGCCCCGATGGCCCGGCAATGGCCAGCGTCTGGATCTTCTTGTCGCGGCAGGTCACCAACCGGTACACCCGACCAATCCTGTCATCGCCGCCCGCTTCCTGGGTCGACCCGTTGTGCTGAGGGTGCGCGAAACAGTCGCCTCCGGCGGTTTTGCCCCTGCTTCCGCGGCCATGACGGGCTGCGACTTAGAACCGTGCCAGCGCCGGACTGCCGTGTTGGACATCGGGTCACCACAGCCGGCTGGCAAGGGTGGCGGGGCATTTGGTCTGGACCAGTGACCTTCCGTGCTGAAACGGATCAATAAAGCGGGTTTGGCGGCCCCCATTCATTTTCCGGATCACTGGGCCGGGTATAAAAGTAGAGCAAGACCAGGAAGCCGATGAGCGGGATCAGGGAGAGGAGCAACCACCATCCCGATCGCCCGATGTCATGCAGGCGCCGCACGCCGACAGCCACAGTCGGCAACAGGATGGCGAGAGACAGGATCAAGCTCAGCGGCTGGGAAGCGTCGTCGCCTGCCGCCGGCACGATCCCCAACATCGGCGCGATGACCAGCGCGTCGATCAGCTGCGTCAGCGCGGACAGCAGGAAAATGGCGAGAATCCACCACCAGTACTCCGACCGTGAGGCCCGCCCCGAAAACGTGATATATTTAGACAGGACCGCGCGCACGGCCAGCATCATCTTATCCATGTCATCTCTCCTGCATTCCCGCCAGAGCGTAAAGCGTCAGCCGGAGCGCGTAAAATGGTTTTGTTGGATGAACATTTTTGACGTGCGGAAAAGGAAGAATGTTCTGCCGTTACGTCACTCTCTCGCCATGGCCAAAACAGACGTCAAAGTGTCGCAAACAGACCATGGGATTCGCGTCATAGGCGTATTGCAACCCCAATGGTGCATTTAATTCACTGATCAAAAAAAATCAGCTGATCACCAGATAATTTTTCAGATGCGGCCCGACGCAAGGGCATATTTCGCAGAAGGCGGGAGAGATGTTGTGACACAAGTTGGAGTAAAAGATTTTTTCGAGACGATGGCGCGGTCTTTCATGGCGGGTGAGTATGAAGCGGTTGCCAGCACCCATGTTTATCCGGGTGCGGTTTATAT
This genomic interval from Paracoccaceae bacterium contains the following:
- a CDS encoding LysR family transcriptional regulator gives rise to the protein MNEAQFKLPPLEWIRAFEAAARCGSFTAAAAETGVTQPAISQRIGQLEQLFGTALFVRQARSITLTTDGEAWLPHVQSALGAIRDSSEAIFGAGRKRLTISASQSVIDLWLQPRMGQFCDIAGGDLSVQTMVVGAHDAPKSGVIGVRYGTGSWPTTYKLPLYNEQMAVMASPELACRTDPWINWPRITCSGARPGWNDWAAQFNSPTTPVPSYRFDTFLSALGAALAGLGVIVGSLPLCAKQLAEGSLVRLSDDTLDHHETYWLIAEQEAVTRNQWDQIATVIS
- a CDS encoding TIGR02466 family protein, with the translated sequence MSDISSLFVTRLYQAALSEQGKPIDPSELEASCWSIAEGDEAGQEWCDENGFPGYTSYASLTDLPYRFPIFKDLVKVLNKHVKTFAKDLAFNLDGRKLKVEDIWINILPPGGIHTGHIHPHSVISGTTYVAVPAGASVIKFEDPRLAMMMAAPTRLKDARPEMRSFHYVTPEPGEVLLWESWLRHEVPLNMAEEERISVSFNYGWG
- a CDS encoding HD domain-containing protein, yielding MSTPTLTKDTIVDFLGSIFERRGGEEYLGEPVNMGQHMLQGATIAQQNNQTEEIIIGALLHDIGHFTSEFGTFSMEDTEDRHHEDAGAEVLEQFFPRIVTDCARYHVAAKRYLCATKPEYFNRLSEASVHSLNLQGGPMNADEIAAFEKIPNVEQIIAVRFLDDAGKLPDMETPDFWHFAPIAQRLVDRHAENSSQP
- a CDS encoding DUF805 domain-containing protein; amino-acid sequence: MDKMMLAVRAVLSKYITFSGRASRSEYWWWILAIFLLSALTQLIDALVIAPMLGIVPAAGDDASQPLSLILSLAILLPTVAVGVRRLHDIGRSGWWLLLSLIPLIGFLVLLYFYTRPSDPENEWGPPNPLY
- a CDS encoding VOC family protein, which codes for MISYVTVGADDMKRAERFYSAFLPALGYSFEEYHGDLSYIPPTQPGQKQVSPDFYVKAPSNGSPASSGNGSMVAFEINSQTQVRELHAAALAAGGADEGTPGFRPTYGSHFFVGYLRDPHGNKVALFCDNPDEPGRDD
- a CDS encoding TauD/TfdA family dioxygenase, which gives rise to MASLNIDPAGQFVTLPTQNGDLRFHAIWLRDNAPDPETRAVGNGQRLIALRDIPVDTHIAAADLVGESLSVNFAPEGKTVSFDIRWLVAHAYDSNVALARGWTGDAIVTWDADLMDDVPTGDFTALDAGGDAMLDWLGHVTRYGFGKVVSGPVEDGALFRIVDWFGHVRETNYGRKFEVRTEVNPTNLAFTGLGLQAHTDNPYRDPVPTVQVLYCLESTAAGGENMVVDGFAAALRLRDENEDYFNVLVDHCARFEYASEAGVCLTSRRPMIELSPDGELIGVRFNNRSMAAVTDIPFDKMALYYAAYRRLGEIIDDEAMEVTFRLNPGEAFIVDNTRVLHARKGYAGAGTRWFQGCYADKDGLRSTYDAMLRETALEAAE